A genomic segment from Zygotorulaspora mrakii chromosome 1, complete sequence encodes:
- a CDS encoding uncharacterized protein (ancestral locus Anc_8.662) gives MSYPGVLHQYSYQVAFEFEPVGLPNVIIVIGGLTDGLLTVAYASPLAKAVAKYGYSVVNIQMTSSYKGFGVQSLDKDVEDIKKLVDFFKAKNRGRIIIFGRSTGSQDVIHYLLRYPETVDAGIMDAPVSDREAFSSEIDPKVLARLNETASELVKDERGSQLLSPEHCKYLFGTPVNAYRWCSLLLPGGDDDYFSADLSDEFIASTFGKLGKPFLILENERDEFVPRTTDKSSLLKRWKAASDPKYWSKMSGFVKNASHLVVEKDAQNLLVDRVTRFISEFEL, from the coding sequence ATGTCCTATCCAGGCGTGCTGCATCAGTATTCATATCAGGTCgcatttgaatttgaacCGGTAGGCTTGCCCAACGTGATCATCGTAATCGGTGGATTGACCGATGGGTTATTGACAGTTGCATATGCCTCCCCTCTTGCTAAGGCAGTTGCAAAGTATGGCTACTCTGTAGTCAACATCCAGATGACAAGCAGTTATAAAGGATTTGGGGTGCAATCCCTGGATAAGGATGTTGAGGATATTAAAAAGCTGGTTGATTTCTTTAAAGCGAAAAACAGGGGAAGAATCATAATATTCGGTCGTTCAACTGGCTCACAAGACGTAATACATTATTTACTACGCTATCCTGAGACTGTTGATGCTGGCATAATGGATGCACCAGTGTCCGATAGAGAAGCCTTCTCCTCTGAAATTGATCCGAAAGTACTGGCCAGGTTGAACGAAACGGCGTCAGAACTGGTGAAAGACGAAAGAGGCTCTCAACTACTTTCTCCTGAACACTGCAAGTACTTATTTGGTACCCCAGTGAATGCGTACCGGTGGTGTTCACTTCTGCTTCCTGGTGGCGATGATGATTACTTTTCTGCGGATCTCTCAGATGAATTTATTGCCTCGACGTTCGGTAAACTGGGAAAGCCCTTCTTGATTctggaaaatgaaagagacGAATTTGTTCCCAGAACTACGGATAAGTCAAGtctgttgaaaagatggaaagCTGCAAGTGACCCGAAGTATTGGTCCAAGATGTCAGGGTTTGTGAAGAATGCGTCCCATCTTGTTGTAGAAAAGGATGCTCAGAATCTTTTGGTTGATCGTGTGACGAGGTTCATCTCTGAATTTGAGCTTTAA
- a CDS encoding uncharacterized protein (ancestral locus Anc_8.663): MSTTQLRNGPKFSKPLVDVIEPLQFQLKDSDTIATAFPIYSSDDVPLTLLQYMHNELNLEIEDGKTYPHLEQFSCKEFSDYWFSSFCVIVLKTNKLTIDPDQSDWSDVFQGTFYIKPNYLPRCSHNCNAGFLVNHKQRNQRIGYRLAQVYLKWAPLLGYKYSVFNLVFVTNKASWRIWDQFKFDRVGIIPGAAVLKNIEEPVDAIIFGKDLTKIEPELFSDFP, encoded by the coding sequence ATGTCTACAACTCAGTTACGCAATGGaccaaaattttccaagCCATTGGTGGATGTCATCGAACCTTTGCAGTtccaattgaaagattcgGATACAATTGCGACTGCTTTCCCAATATACTCTTCAGATGATGTTCCATTGACACTACTGCAATATATGCATAATGAGTTGAATCTCGAGATTGAAGATGGTAAAACATATCCCCATCTCGAGCAATTCTCATGTAAAGAGTTTTCCGATTACTGGTTTTCATCGTTCTGCGTTATTGTCTTGAAAACGAACAAATTAACCATTGATCCAGACCAAAGTGACTGGAGTGATGTTTTCCAGGGGACTTTCTACATCAAACCAAATTATTTGCCTCGTTGCTCTCACAATTGCAACGCAGGATTTCTTGTAAATCATaaacaaagaaatcaaagaattgGCTATAGGCTGGCCCAAGTCTACTTGAAATGGGCGCCTTTATTAGGTTATAAATATtcagttttcaatttggtGTTTGTCACTAATAAAGCAAGCTGGAGAATCTGGGATCAATTCAAGTTTGATAGAGTGGGAATAATTCCTGGCGCAGCTGTTCTAAAGAACATTGAAGAGCCGGTTGATGcaatcatttttggtaAAGATCTAACCAAAATCGAGCCTGAGCTATTTTCTGACTTTCCATGA
- the PPT2 gene encoding holo-[acyl-carrier-protein] synthase (similar to Saccharomyces cerevisiae PPT2 (YPL148C); ancestral locus Anc_8.664), giving the protein MHQSLTKGCLVGVGTDIVYLPRIAKLLDKYTSNRDRNISRFHKITQKFMHPIELNQLDTLLTEGSSSKTRLTTFIGGVWASKESTYKALSCFVPHDMIPPAKTIYTGLFYKMNAKNGYPTLQFDDKFQESHLANQDFYRDFVKIPQIKPLISIAHDHDYLACFVSLSSYGKAIEK; this is encoded by the coding sequence ATGCATCAATCCTTAACCAAGGGTTGCTTGGTTGGTGTTGGTACCGATATAGTTTATCTACCTAGAATCGCTAAACTTTTAGATAAGTATACTTCGAACCGCGATCGtaatatttcaagatttcacAAAATTACGCAGAAGTTTATGCACCCAATTGAACTAAATCAACTGGATACTCTGTTGACGGAAGGTTCTTCCTCTAAAACTAGACTGACCACCTTTATAGGAGGTGTGTGGGCATCAAAGGAATCGACTTATAAAGCGTTATCATGTTTTGTGCCTCATGATATGATTCCACCGGCCAAAACCATATACACAGGGCTCTTTTACAAAATGAATGCAAAAAACGGCTATCCGACGCTGCAATTTGATGACAAGTTTCAAGAGAGTCACTTGGCGAATCAGGATTTCTACCGAGATTTCGTGAAGATCCCTCAGATAAAGCCGCTAATCTCAATTGCACACGATCATGACTACCTTGCGTGCTTCGTGAGTCTGAGCTCATATGGAAAAGCTATAgagaaatga
- the ABP140 gene encoding tRNA(Thr) (cytosine(32)-N(3))-methyltransferase (similar to Saccharomyces cerevisiae ABP140 (YOR239W); ancestral locus Anc_8.665), with amino-acid sequence MTQEVQEETSESIAHQKPLDVKSSSRPTRLGRDDPFEFGKRTLEEKSDVWDHNAWDNVEWGEEQIKQAEEKIKQQLENPVSEFDKKLYNENPARYWDIFYKNNKENFFKDRKWLQIEFPCLYAATKKDAGPMTIFEIGCGAGNTFFPILNENENENLRIIAADYAPRAVELVKNSSQFNPKYGHATVWDLANPSGDLPDGIAPHSVDIAVMIFVFSALAPDQWDQALDNLRKILKPGGKILFRDYGRYDLAQVRFKKNRILGDNFYIRGDGTRVYFFTEDELRDIFTKKSFIENQIGTDRRLLVNRKRQLKMYRCWLQAVFDIPK; translated from the coding sequence ATGACGCAGGAAGTGCAGGAAGAAACCTCTGAGAGTATTGCACACCAAAAACCGCTGGATGTCAAATCAAGCAGTAGACCAACTCGACTAGGACGTGATGATCCTTTTGAGTTTGGCAAAAGAAcccttgaagaaaaatctgacGTTTGGGATCATAATGCCTGGGATAATGTTGAATGGGGAGAAGAACAAATTAAACaagctgaagaaaaaattaagCAGCAGTTGGAAAATCCAGTTTCTGAGTTTGACAAAAAACTGTACAATGAAAACCCGGCAAGATATTGGGATATATTTTACAAGAATAATAAggaaaactttttcaagGATAGAAAATGGcttcaaattgaattcCCATGTTTGTACGCGGCCACAAAGAAAGACGCAGGTCCAATGACAATATTCGAAATTGGTTGCGGTGCCGGTAACACTTTCTTTCCTAttttaaatgaaaatgagaatgaaaacCTTCGAATCATCGCTGCCGATTATGCTCCAAGAGCTGTTGAGTTAGTTAAAAACTCTTCCCAATTCAATCCTAAGTATGGACATGCCACCGTTTGGGATTTAGCAAATCCTTCGGGCGACTTACCAGATGGGATTGCTCCACACTCCGTTGATATCGCTGTAATGATTTTTGTGTTCAGTGCACTGGCTCCTGATCAGTGGGATCAAGCTTTAGATAACCTACGAAAAATACTGAAACCCGGAggtaaaattttgtttAGAGATTACGGGAGATATGACTTGGCTCAGGTTagattcaagaaaaatagaaTACTCGGTGACAACTTTTACATCAGAGGGGATGGTACCAGAGTCTACTTTTTCACAGAGGATGAATTAAGAGATATTTTCACGAAAAAGTCTTTTATCGAGAATCAAATAGGAACTGATAGAAGGCTTCTTGTCAATAGAAAGAGGCAGTTGAAAATGTATAGATGCTGGTTGCAAGCCGTATTTGACATTCCAAAATGA